From the Lathyrus oleraceus cultivar Zhongwan6 chromosome 4, CAAS_Psat_ZW6_1.0, whole genome shotgun sequence genome, one window contains:
- the LOC127075721 gene encoding uncharacterized protein LOC127075721 yields MERKGVTQMLQRSSYVSALAHMTKVFKQSDKSKNFGMLCPCDIRVKACGVVRSLALMTHVTTDIEKDCSIGVVCFG; encoded by the exons ATGGAAAGGAAAGGAGTAACACAG ATGCTACAAAGGTCATCATATGTGAGTGCTTTGGCCCACATGACTAAAGTTTTTAAACAGTCTGATAAGTCCAAAAAT TTTGGCATGCTTTGTCCATGTGATATTCGGGTGAAAGCATGTGGAGTAGTAAGGAGTCTGGCTTTGATGACTCATGTCACTACTGATATAGAGAAAGACTGTTCAATTGGTGTGGTATGTTTTGGGTGA